A single genomic interval of Alteromonas sp. CI.11.F.A3 harbors:
- a CDS encoding glycosyltransferase yields MKKVVFFVRKFPVLSQTFVIDQINGLIEQGADVEIISFYRENQEVKLDSLEKYNLLDRTKFIAPPNAIKVKKPLKLLFLFKFFITVKASQPSMRHASDFVMYALKKNNINLAYEVAITLMNNRALKIEADSIIAHFGNNGVVAQKFISAGILTGKLHTVFHGYEISEYESIAFWKQEYVKLSQESTLLPISNFWKNRLESWGAKGTSISVHRMGVDINKFDFKERPLSKQIQIVSVARATEKKGLEYAIKAMSYLDDAFHLSLIGGGALEDKLIQMSKELGVSHRITFHGPKTPHFVKETLDNSDIFLLPSVIDSMGDMEGVPVALMEAMASGLLVVSTFHSGIPELIDDGINGFLVPEKDPESIAKAITKITTLESLTNIRTEARKKVEMEFNSLTLAKELYKIV; encoded by the coding sequence TTGAAAAAAGTTGTATTTTTCGTCAGGAAATTTCCAGTACTTTCACAAACTTTTGTTATTGATCAAATCAATGGTTTGATTGAACAAGGTGCTGATGTAGAAATAATTTCATTTTATAGGGAAAATCAGGAAGTTAAACTCGACTCCTTAGAAAAGTATAATTTACTTGATAGAACTAAGTTCATAGCGCCCCCCAACGCAATTAAGGTAAAAAAGCCCCTAAAACTTCTTTTTCTGTTTAAGTTTTTTATCACAGTGAAGGCTTCACAACCTTCAATGAGGCATGCATCCGATTTTGTGATGTATGCATTAAAGAAAAACAATATAAATTTAGCTTATGAAGTGGCAATTACATTAATGAATAATCGGGCTCTAAAAATAGAAGCTGATAGTATCATTGCACACTTTGGAAATAACGGCGTAGTGGCACAAAAGTTCATATCCGCAGGTATTCTAACTGGAAAACTTCACACTGTTTTTCATGGTTACGAAATTAGTGAGTATGAAAGTATTGCTTTTTGGAAGCAGGAATATGTCAAATTGTCTCAGGAAAGTACACTTCTGCCTATAAGTAATTTCTGGAAAAATAGGCTCGAAAGTTGGGGGGCAAAAGGCACCTCGATTTCTGTGCATAGAATGGGTGTTGACATAAATAAATTCGATTTTAAAGAGCGCCCTCTTTCCAAGCAAATTCAAATTGTGAGTGTAGCCCGCGCCACAGAAAAGAAAGGTTTAGAGTATGCTATAAAAGCAATGAGTTATTTAGACGATGCTTTTCATCTTTCCCTCATCGGGGGCGGTGCTTTAGAAGATAAACTGATCCAGATGAGTAAAGAATTAGGCGTATCTCACCGTATAACTTTTCATGGCCCAAAAACCCCACACTTTGTAAAAGAAACGCTAGATAATTCAGATATATTTTTATTACCTTCGGTAATCGATAGTATGGGTGACATGGAAGGTGTACCTGTTGCCCTTATGGAAGCAATGGCTTCAGGTTTGTTAGTTGTGAGTACTTTTCATAGTGGTATACCAGAGCTTATTGATGACGGTATAAACGGATTTTTAGTACCAGAAAAAGACCCTGAGAGTATTGCGAAAGCGATTACAAAGATAACAACATTGGAGTCACTCACTAACATTCGAACTGAGGCGAGGAAAAAAGTAGAAATGGAGTTCAACTCACTCACCCTTGCTAAAGAGTTATATAAGATAGTCTAA
- a CDS encoding oligosaccharide flippase family protein: MSIKKKATAGSLWMSLTRTGINVVDFLVYAYLARILTLEEFGLAGFCFLFIEFANTLVNAGVNQNLVQRKEWEDRYAASTMTFVFGMGLIASAGIVGIGAPIAYYSYSELAALVVVSLAPITLVTSLQVVVTGKLLREFKNKEMGVAKFCATLISAISIIFMAESGYGIWSLIFGKLINITIQYLFLIYVSKFKPSFNFDKDDFKELVTFCLPLFWMVVLRFLNKKASNLFTGFVLGPVSFALLAAAHKGEVVINQVTMSSINSMIVPSFSRVKEGSDLGGLFIRLVTVASTIVTPIFMGLAAIADPFVTVAFGEKFSASANYMTISAFSIFPLIIASFLPNLLISKAKTKDAFNLVLVNIVCNVVVAGCTIWFGVTFMLISLVISNFLATPVRLAIVKKHIFIDTKALVVSIAPSALSSIGMFLALMYVKPFIAAEINYDIINLVILMGLGAVFYVSFSFILFLKQTSRQVAELKSLLLKKKK; the protein is encoded by the coding sequence ATGTCGATCAAAAAGAAAGCCACCGCGGGCAGTTTATGGATGTCTCTAACTCGGACGGGGATAAACGTAGTCGATTTTCTCGTATACGCTTACTTAGCAAGAATTCTTACTTTAGAAGAGTTTGGTCTAGCGGGTTTTTGTTTTCTATTCATAGAGTTTGCGAATACATTAGTTAATGCTGGTGTTAACCAAAATCTTGTTCAAAGGAAAGAATGGGAAGATAGGTACGCTGCCAGTACGATGACATTTGTATTTGGTATGGGTTTAATAGCATCAGCAGGGATCGTAGGTATAGGTGCTCCAATAGCGTATTACAGTTATTCTGAATTAGCTGCGTTAGTAGTCGTTAGCTTAGCTCCAATAACGCTAGTAACTAGTTTACAGGTGGTAGTTACAGGGAAGTTGCTTAGGGAATTCAAAAACAAAGAAATGGGAGTGGCTAAATTCTGCGCCACTCTTATATCCGCAATTTCAATTATTTTTATGGCAGAAAGTGGTTATGGTATATGGTCGCTAATTTTCGGCAAGCTAATCAATATAACCATACAATACTTGTTTCTAATTTATGTATCGAAATTCAAACCATCTTTTAATTTTGATAAGGATGACTTTAAAGAATTAGTCACCTTTTGCTTACCATTGTTTTGGATGGTAGTACTGCGCTTCTTAAACAAAAAAGCCAGCAATCTATTTACGGGGTTTGTATTAGGGCCTGTAAGCTTCGCACTTCTTGCAGCTGCACACAAAGGCGAGGTAGTAATAAATCAAGTCACAATGAGTTCAATAAACTCCATGATTGTTCCCAGTTTCTCACGTGTGAAAGAGGGTTCGGATTTAGGGGGGCTGTTTATAAGACTTGTTACCGTGGCGTCAACAATCGTGACACCAATATTTATGGGGCTTGCAGCAATAGCTGATCCTTTTGTGACTGTAGCTTTTGGTGAAAAGTTTAGCGCCAGTGCAAATTATATGACGATATCTGCCTTTAGCATTTTCCCGCTAATAATAGCCAGCTTCCTACCCAACCTGCTAATTTCGAAAGCTAAAACTAAAGATGCATTTAACTTAGTCTTGGTTAACATTGTGTGCAACGTAGTTGTCGCTGGATGTACAATATGGTTTGGTGTAACGTTCATGCTTATTAGCCTCGTCATTAGCAATTTTTTAGCGACTCCAGTAAGACTAGCCATAGTTAAAAAGCATATTTTTATAGATACAAAAGCTTTAGTCGTGTCGATAGCACCTTCAGCATTATCCTCAATTGGAATGTTTTTAGCGTTGATGTATGTAAAACCTTTCATTGCAGCCGAGATTAACTACGACATAATAAATCTAGTTATTTTAATGGGCTTAGGTGCAGTATTTTATGTGAGTTTTTCATTTATACTCTTTCTCAAACAAACATCTAGACAAGTTGCCGAGCTTAAATCGCTGCTGTTGAAAAAGAAAAAGTAG
- a CDS encoding glycosyltransferase family A protein, with product MDKPIVTVIVPVYNDENRIAECIAAICGQKVSNFVLEVIVVDNGSTDRTFEIASAFPLKHDNVKVVRCMTPGSYAARNHGISLSRGSFFAFTDSDCLVSKEWIESNLANLKNLDKNTILAGEVEFYRENEKKTEQSALDFENTFSMKQEENAKNGKCITANFFCSKLLFDKCGTFNASLKSGGDIEMSARVVQNGGRVIYNSQALVKHPSRNVRELIVKRKRIIGGTWDSSLSKASLKEKINFCVLLLKTFLGRSKKIVLETNYSLLRKLSIVLLLFKIFAVSMFELIALSLGKASNRQ from the coding sequence TTGGATAAACCCATTGTAACTGTAATCGTGCCTGTTTATAACGACGAAAATAGAATCGCTGAATGTATAGCAGCAATATGCGGGCAGAAGGTATCTAATTTTGTATTGGAAGTTATAGTTGTTGATAATGGTTCAACTGATCGAACTTTTGAAATAGCCAGTGCTTTTCCGCTTAAACATGACAATGTCAAAGTAGTACGTTGCATGACCCCAGGTTCATATGCAGCAAGAAATCATGGAATATCATTGAGTCGCGGCAGTTTTTTTGCATTTACTGACTCTGATTGCCTAGTTTCGAAAGAATGGATTGAATCCAATTTAGCTAACTTAAAGAATTTAGACAAAAACACTATTCTCGCAGGAGAAGTAGAGTTTTATCGTGAAAATGAAAAGAAAACTGAACAAAGTGCCCTAGACTTTGAAAATACTTTTTCTATGAAGCAAGAAGAAAATGCAAAAAATGGAAAATGTATAACAGCTAACTTTTTTTGTTCAAAGCTGCTTTTTGATAAATGCGGAACTTTCAACGCCTCTTTAAAATCTGGCGGAGATATCGAAATGAGTGCACGTGTTGTACAAAACGGGGGCCGAGTTATTTATAACAGCCAGGCACTCGTAAAGCACCCCTCTAGAAACGTACGAGAGCTAATTGTGAAAAGAAAGCGCATCATAGGGGGGACTTGGGATTCGTCTTTAAGTAAAGCTAGTTTAAAGGAAAAAATAAATTTTTGTGTACTTCTGCTAAAAACATTTCTGGGGCGAAGTAAAAAGATAGTTCTTGAAACTAACTATTCATTGCTCAGGAAATTATCAATAGTTCTTCTTCTTTTTAAAATTTTTGCAGTAAGCATGTTTGAACTAATTGCGCTTTCATTAGGTAAAGCCTCAAATAGACAATAA
- a CDS encoding glycosyltransferase family 4 protein, whose protein sequence is MKICAIGLRGIPEVMGGIESHCQQLYPRMVKNGASITVIARSPYVKQKKYTYEGVNVISVWTLKHKFLETFMHTFFAILYARIFVHPDIIHLHAIGPALFTPLARLLGMKVVVTHHGADYDRQKWSPFAKKVLKFGEYLGVRFSNATLVVGKTLTELLRSRYIKYARKVRYVPNGMLPKFLEEVSSSHLPQELDIKPQNYILTVGRLVPEKGFHDLIEAYKNSKSTDKLVIVGDADHIDEYASDLLKHKSDNIIFAGRRKGEELHALFSYAKVFVLPSYHEGLPIVALEAISAGTPVLLSDIAPNKDIQAHDVSYFEVGNTSQLSEKLNGLDSLNLKLDKGIFLSKFDWDIIASETFDAFEDLDTH, encoded by the coding sequence ATGAAAATATGCGCAATAGGACTTAGAGGTATTCCGGAGGTGATGGGAGGGATAGAGTCACATTGCCAACAATTGTATCCACGCATGGTAAAAAACGGTGCATCGATTACTGTAATCGCACGTTCCCCTTATGTGAAGCAGAAGAAATATACTTATGAAGGTGTAAATGTAATAAGTGTGTGGACGTTAAAACATAAGTTTTTAGAAACATTTATGCATACTTTTTTCGCCATACTATACGCTAGAATATTTGTGCATCCAGATATTATTCATCTTCATGCTATTGGCCCCGCCTTGTTTACACCGTTAGCTAGATTATTAGGGATGAAAGTCGTGGTTACTCATCATGGTGCTGATTATGATAGGCAAAAATGGAGTCCATTTGCTAAAAAGGTTCTGAAGTTTGGAGAGTACTTGGGAGTGCGTTTCTCTAATGCCACTCTAGTAGTGGGGAAAACGCTAACAGAGCTTTTGAGAAGCCGATATATCAAGTATGCGAGAAAAGTTCGTTATGTTCCTAATGGAATGCTGCCTAAATTTTTAGAAGAAGTCTCTTCATCTCATTTGCCTCAAGAATTAGATATAAAACCTCAAAATTATATTTTGACCGTTGGACGACTTGTTCCGGAGAAAGGTTTTCACGATTTAATTGAAGCGTACAAAAACTCTAAGTCTACCGACAAATTGGTAATTGTTGGTGATGCTGATCACATCGATGAATATGCCTCCGATCTGTTAAAGCACAAATCTGACAATATTATCTTTGCTGGTAGACGTAAAGGGGAAGAATTGCATGCTTTATTTAGTTATGCAAAAGTTTTTGTGCTCCCTTCATATCACGAGGGATTGCCTATAGTGGCGCTGGAAGCAATTAGTGCAGGCACCCCAGTTCTATTAAGTGACATAGCGCCAAACAAAGATATTCAAGCTCATGATGTTAGCTACTTCGAAGTAGGTAATACTTCTCAATTGAGTGAAAAGTTAAATGGATTGGACTCGCTTAACTTAAAGCTAGATAAAGGCATATTTTTATCTAAATTTGATTGGGATATTATCGCAAGCGAAACGTTTGATGCATTCGAAGACTTGGATACACATTAG
- a CDS encoding O-antigen ligase family protein, which yields MFEAIKLLVGVVSLIMVYRTITGNCNKYLAFAICAIWLRYFLSAFHTITYPSLVAGFSLNALGSIGVAGLGLLLIPTAVFTLKKLFPFYMFFTAIAVSGFVNMQIPGTINVLVKWCYFLVLAGALFLSIRSQGQNETFKKLLVAFIMPVTLQVLSIILGEAKATEADGSTSYIGGYNHEAAFSMIVVSFIFVLGLVNRNAISFRTTLFTIAVVLLVLVNYRTAILTILPIAAIFYFTLVEQRLKPSQKAPVLTIVTMVLAILFFVLSLSMQERFADVGLLVGNLDLIFKAPMYFSDAEQDIMSARVYIWSQYINAFTNADLLHQIFGFGPDSWKYKFDLYAHNTYVSYVYEYGYFGFISFIGLLAYILTVSFNLSNKPLGKILAFSIIGFMIMNMATMPLWNIEGLIFFALALGTVFANPSVQRNYSEHQISMEVK from the coding sequence ATGTTTGAAGCAATCAAACTACTGGTAGGGGTGGTAAGCCTAATTATGGTTTATAGAACCATTACCGGTAACTGTAATAAATATTTAGCCTTTGCCATTTGTGCAATTTGGCTACGTTATTTTCTATCTGCATTTCATACTATTACTTACCCTTCTTTAGTGGCCGGTTTTTCATTGAATGCTTTAGGCAGTATAGGTGTGGCAGGACTGGGGCTGTTGCTTATTCCTACCGCTGTATTTACGTTAAAAAAACTATTCCCTTTTTATATGTTTTTCACCGCCATTGCCGTGAGCGGGTTCGTGAATATGCAAATCCCAGGCACCATAAATGTACTAGTTAAATGGTGTTATTTCTTAGTGTTGGCAGGTGCTCTGTTTTTGTCTATCAGAAGCCAAGGGCAGAATGAAACATTTAAGAAGTTGTTGGTAGCGTTTATAATGCCAGTAACCTTACAAGTTTTATCGATAATCTTAGGGGAAGCTAAAGCTACTGAAGCTGACGGCTCTACTAGCTATATAGGTGGCTATAATCATGAAGCTGCGTTTTCTATGATTGTAGTGTCGTTCATATTTGTTTTAGGTTTAGTCAACAGAAACGCGATTAGTTTCAGAACTACTCTATTCACGATAGCAGTTGTCCTTCTTGTGTTAGTTAACTACCGAACTGCCATTCTTACGATTTTGCCAATAGCTGCAATTTTCTATTTTACCTTAGTCGAACAGCGCTTAAAGCCCTCTCAGAAGGCTCCAGTTCTGACAATCGTTACTATGGTTCTCGCTATATTATTTTTCGTTCTGTCACTATCAATGCAAGAGCGCTTCGCTGATGTGGGACTACTGGTTGGAAATCTTGACCTTATTTTTAAAGCTCCAATGTATTTTAGCGATGCTGAGCAGGATATTATGTCTGCGCGGGTATACATCTGGAGTCAATATATTAACGCGTTTACCAACGCGGATTTACTACACCAAATTTTTGGCTTTGGCCCAGACTCATGGAAGTATAAGTTCGATTTATATGCTCATAACACATATGTTTCTTACGTATATGAGTATGGCTACTTTGGTTTTATATCCTTTATTGGATTGTTAGCATATATTCTGACTGTGTCTTTCAACCTTTCAAATAAACCACTTGGCAAAATCTTAGCATTCTCGATAATCGGCTTTATGATAATGAATATGGCTACGATGCCACTATGGAATATTGAAGGCTTAATATTTTTTGCGCTGGCATTAGGTACTGTTTTTGCTAACCCGAGCGTTCAGAGAAATTATTCAGAGCATCAAATAAGTATGGAAGTTAAATAA
- a CDS encoding glycosyltransferase, whose product MLKSNRPVVFIINSLEGGGAERVMAKLLAIMEDYFSHANVPVHLVLLDTLEESQQCPPYVTKTVLTSNGSLKAGYQQLKPLLKTLNPQVCFSFLTRSNFLNIAIARSLGYRAIISERVNTTSHLSGGLKDAISRFLVKLLYKRAHNVVAVSEGVKADLIENYAVPEQKISLLYNPYDIAQLHELASEEVTDIPKAPYIIGVGRLVKNKNFSLLLNAYAKANIVEDLVILGVGDEEAMLKGLAKTLGIADKVHFLGFKPNPYPYVAKAEYFVSTSNAEGFPNAIVEAMCLDKPVIATNCESGPAEIIAEQYPYQVSGASEEKNGILCELNNAQGVADALVLFKGSANRMRYVAKSQACAQQFSYAAFHKRVSAILEKDD is encoded by the coding sequence ATGCTGAAAAGTAACCGCCCCGTGGTGTTTATAATTAATTCCCTTGAAGGCGGTGGCGCTGAACGGGTAATGGCAAAGCTGCTAGCAATTATGGAAGATTACTTTTCCCACGCAAACGTACCCGTTCACCTTGTGCTTTTAGACACGCTGGAAGAAAGCCAGCAGTGCCCACCATATGTTACTAAAACGGTGCTTACCAGCAATGGCAGCTTAAAAGCCGGTTACCAACAATTAAAACCGCTACTTAAAACCCTTAATCCGCAAGTATGCTTCAGCTTCTTAACACGAAGCAACTTCTTAAATATTGCGATAGCAAGATCGTTAGGCTACCGCGCCATTATTAGTGAGCGAGTGAATACCACTAGCCATTTATCAGGCGGTTTAAAAGATGCTATAAGCCGATTTTTAGTTAAGCTTTTGTATAAGCGTGCCCATAATGTTGTAGCGGTGTCTGAGGGCGTAAAGGCCGATTTAATTGAAAATTACGCAGTGCCTGAACAAAAAATTTCCTTATTGTATAACCCGTACGATATTGCTCAGCTTCATGAGCTTGCGAGTGAAGAGGTAACCGACATTCCCAAGGCACCATATATTATTGGGGTAGGGCGGTTAGTTAAAAACAAGAACTTTTCACTGTTACTAAACGCTTATGCGAAAGCCAATATAGTTGAAGACCTGGTTATTCTTGGTGTAGGCGATGAAGAAGCCATGCTTAAAGGGCTAGCAAAAACACTAGGCATAGCAGATAAAGTACATTTCTTAGGCTTTAAGCCAAACCCTTACCCGTATGTAGCCAAAGCAGAATATTTTGTTTCAACCAGCAATGCAGAAGGTTTTCCCAATGCCATAGTGGAAGCCATGTGTTTAGACAAGCCGGTTATTGCGACAAATTGTGAATCGGGCCCGGCTGAAATTATTGCTGAACAATACCCTTACCAAGTTTCTGGAGCCAGCGAGGAAAAGAATGGCATACTGTGTGAGTTAAATAACGCACAAGGTGTTGCCGATGCATTGGTATTATTTAAAGGTAGCGCTAACAGAATGCGTTATGTAGCGAAAAGCCAAGCGTGCGCGCAGCAATTTTCTTATGCAGCTTTTCATAAGCGTGTAAGTGCCATTCTAGAAAAAGATGACTAA
- a CDS encoding transglutaminase-like cysteine peptidase, with translation MATRNACKNYRRTCIYALTGLLFSAVSYVVAQQKNIFTPAVYSRVEALFGKNASSDVAKWRQLVTNSQNEDIDEKLYQVNRFFNRFEFVDDLKHWRQPDYWATPIEFIATGAGDCEDYSIAKYFSLIELGIPESQLRLMYVTALELNQPHMVLAYYPSPTSIPLVLDNINRRILPANKRRDLAPVYSFNGEGLWAAKSMGTGRKLRGSGPMKMWDDMIDRLNSVMLGDTQEQ, from the coding sequence ATGGCAACTCGCAACGCGTGTAAAAATTACCGCCGAACCTGTATTTATGCTCTAACGGGGTTGCTTTTTAGTGCGGTATCGTATGTTGTTGCACAACAAAAAAATATATTCACCCCAGCAGTCTATAGCCGAGTTGAAGCGCTGTTTGGTAAAAATGCCTCTTCTGATGTAGCAAAGTGGCGACAATTAGTTACCAACAGTCAGAACGAAGATATTGATGAAAAGCTTTATCAGGTAAACCGTTTTTTCAATCGGTTTGAATTTGTGGACGACCTGAAGCATTGGCGTCAACCCGATTACTGGGCCACGCCTATCGAATTTATTGCAACAGGTGCGGGCGACTGTGAAGATTATTCTATTGCTAAGTATTTTTCGTTAATAGAACTTGGCATTCCTGAATCGCAACTTCGCCTTATGTACGTGACCGCGTTAGAATTGAACCAACCCCATATGGTATTAGCCTATTATCCAAGCCCTACCTCTATTCCGTTAGTGCTTGATAATATTAACCGCCGTATACTACCTGCAAATAAGCGACGTGATCTTGCGCCCGTGTACAGTTTTAATGGTGAAGGTCTTTGGGCTGCAAAGTCTATGGGAACAGGCAGAAAATTAAGAGGCAGCGGCCCCATGAAAATGTGGGACGACATGATAGATCGTTTAAACAGCGTAATGCTCGGAGATACACAAGAACAATGA
- a CDS encoding EAL domain-containing protein: MKLSTQLSVSLLIFLLAVFAGSFFINVKMTKEYVNEQLATHAQDTATSLGLAMAPYLSQENGQAVAETMVNAIFDRGYYQTISLKDANGETLIIRQNPNKIDTVPNWFTEAVHVTPPVKDTELNDGWTIAGQLSVQSHPGLANEKLWDSITQSALMFFIAFVIAYLVLLVIIRQITKPLEIVTEKIGDIQNQKFSEIDYQPFTKEFSFITLAVNKLSRAVESMFKELTARAEQFKAIAYGDSLTGLSNRNAFNRHMNALLSGTATVEEGYVVLVRLTQLARVNNLLGGAEGDEYVSAAAKKLKLAVMQFPDKVTLFRVSGSDFALLMEAVSQQECEKRLKSLSDEINKIDFLKDGDKTAWIGAAKYSSENSFSEVMEKADSALLAATKLDRGWQFASELTYIHSNTEWRERLNNILLQQYADILIQPIFSTENKAPCYYEGFARFKDMSTNTDIPMSQLIPASERLHLIPQVDRLVTSLVVSKLMASPHTVAVNIATASIANADFCQWLSGYLIENKSLCDRLAFEIEDSAIIYYREATLKFCEMVKRAGCTITIEHFGDNLASLSGLRAIQPDFVKISGKLTKDIHEDKDNQLFVSSLVSIANGLQIKVIAELVESELESNALNKLQVVYQQGYHFAKPTAWRLGK, encoded by the coding sequence ATGAAATTATCTACCCAACTAAGCGTTAGCTTGCTCATTTTTTTACTGGCCGTGTTCGCCGGTTCTTTTTTTATTAACGTAAAAATGACCAAAGAATATGTGAATGAACAATTGGCTACCCATGCACAAGACACCGCCACCTCTTTAGGTTTGGCTATGGCGCCTTATCTGTCACAAGAAAATGGCCAAGCAGTGGCCGAAACTATGGTAAATGCCATATTCGACAGAGGTTACTACCAAACAATTTCGTTAAAAGATGCCAATGGCGAAACGCTCATTATTAGGCAAAACCCGAATAAAATAGACACGGTACCGAATTGGTTTACAGAAGCGGTGCATGTAACCCCTCCCGTAAAAGATACCGAGCTGAACGATGGCTGGACTATCGCAGGGCAGCTTTCGGTACAAAGTCACCCAGGGCTTGCTAATGAAAAGCTTTGGGATAGCATTACGCAAAGTGCACTTATGTTTTTTATTGCCTTTGTAATCGCCTACTTAGTGCTGTTGGTTATTATTCGTCAAATTACTAAACCTCTGGAAATAGTGACTGAAAAAATTGGCGATATTCAAAATCAAAAATTCTCAGAAATTGATTACCAACCGTTTACCAAAGAGTTTTCTTTTATCACGCTAGCCGTTAATAAGCTGTCTAGAGCAGTAGAAAGCATGTTTAAAGAACTAACTGCACGAGCTGAACAGTTTAAGGCCATTGCTTATGGCGACAGCCTAACAGGCCTTTCTAACAGAAATGCCTTCAATCGACACATGAACGCACTATTAAGTGGCACGGCTACGGTAGAAGAAGGTTATGTGGTTTTAGTTAGGTTAACGCAGCTAGCACGGGTAAATAACCTTCTTGGCGGTGCCGAAGGTGATGAATATGTAAGTGCGGCTGCAAAAAAACTGAAGCTGGCTGTAATGCAATTTCCAGATAAAGTGACTTTATTTAGAGTGTCGGGTTCTGACTTTGCCTTACTTATGGAAGCAGTATCGCAACAAGAATGCGAAAAAAGACTGAAAAGCCTTAGCGATGAAATTAACAAAATAGATTTTCTTAAAGATGGTGACAAAACTGCCTGGATTGGTGCCGCTAAATATTCAAGTGAAAATAGCTTTTCCGAAGTGATGGAAAAAGCGGATAGCGCTCTGTTGGCAGCAACAAAGCTAGACAGAGGCTGGCAGTTTGCTTCAGAGCTAACGTACATACATAGCAATACTGAATGGCGCGAAAGGCTAAACAACATACTATTGCAGCAGTATGCCGACATTTTAATTCAGCCAATTTTTAGTACCGAAAACAAAGCGCCTTGTTATTACGAAGGGTTTGCGCGCTTTAAAGATATGTCTACCAATACAGATATACCCATGTCGCAGCTAATACCAGCATCGGAGCGACTTCACTTAATACCCCAAGTAGATAGGCTTGTAACGTCTTTAGTGGTGAGTAAATTAATGGCATCGCCACATACTGTGGCAGTGAATATTGCTACTGCGTCAATTGCGAATGCCGACTTTTGCCAATGGCTAAGTGGTTACCTTATTGAAAACAAATCGTTATGCGATAGATTAGCCTTTGAGATTGAAGATTCAGCTATTATTTATTACCGTGAAGCAACCCTTAAATTTTGTGAAATGGTTAAACGTGCAGGATGCACCATTACTATTGAACATTTTGGCGACAATCTTGCATCATTAAGTGGGTTAAGGGCTATTCAGCCCGACTTTGTAAAAATATCCGGCAAATTGACCAAGGATATTCATGAAGACAAAGACAATCAGTTATTTGTTAGCAGCCTAGTAAGTATTGCTAATGGGTTACAAATTAAGGTTATTGCTGAGCTGGTTGAAAGCGAACTTGAAAGTAATGCGCTTAATAAGCTGCAGGTTGTTTATCAGCAAGGCTATCACTTTGCTAAGCCTACAGCATGGCGTCTAGGGAAGTAA